Within the Naumovozyma castellii chromosome 1, complete genome genome, the region AAATCATTCCCAGTACCACCAAATATATCACCTACTTGCCAATTATTGGATTGGGTCAAATCTCCATTCAAGTAAGTTCTACTGACTCTCCCTGTGTCTTCCCCTGGGACTCTCAATCTTGCCGAGACATTATTCGGATCAAAGTCAGTGCACACTAACCCATCTATAATCTTCATCCACCatttcaacaattgatCCCCGTTTAATTTGTGCTTTTTAGCGTTCTTGGAGGATCCAATGAATAGATAATCATCAGCTGGTCTCGTGAACAGGCAAATTTTGGTCACCCAATTCGTATCTCCGCCAACATCATTTCTTGTAATATAAAACTTGTCTGTATTCTGGCATGGATGTGGAGATAAATCTACTCTTACAGCTAGGATCCGTAAGCTTCTCTCTACAGAGGTACCCTTCCGAATTAACGACTCATCGTGATCATTGACCCTCCGCAAGGGCTTCACTTTACGCAAATAATGTAGCGGATCCACAGATATCAAGTACTGTAGAAACACCTTTGTGATGTCTCCCATACGGAGCTTGATATCACAGTACCCACTTGTATCAGCTTTGGAGACAAAAATCAGTTTCGTATTGTGAAGGGAGGATAAAGTCAAATAGACGTATATTTCCAGCGCAAACACAGCCTTTTTATTATGGAAAAGAGTAAAAAAATGCTGTATCTTAACTGTAAGGGTATCGGCACGTTCTTGAGTCGTTGGCATTGGAGTTACAATGTCGTGCGTTTGTGCTGGTTCATCTTGCAAGTGAAGTAATTCGAAATCGTGACCTCGAGGTAAAACACTGGCTAACAATTCATCTAGAGTGTGGGTACCGTTTAGGCTCATATGGGTAATCAATTGGCTCTCAATGAGTCCTTTATTGTATGATTTTGTATAGCACAGTTTTCCATTGTATTGTATGTTTTTTCGCTtataaaaatgaatatcAAGGTTTAACTTCACAGTTGGAATTTAAACAATTCATAAAGGAGGACGAACAGGTCAAGATGCTGTATGAATTGATAGGGATAGTGCGTATTCTGGACCCCGTGGTGAAACACAAGGAGGCCAAAGAACTGATCACAACGATAGGGAAGCTAGTCATTAATAACAGAGGAGTCATAAGAAATATCATCCCCATGAAggattctttgaaattaccCAAGATCATGACGAAGGATCAGGAACAGCATTTCCAAGGGTATCATTTCATGATGCTTTTTGATTCTTCTCCAGCTGTACAATCTGAAATCCTGAGGACGTTGAAGAAGGATCCTCGTGTTATTAGATCCTCCATCATTAAGGTGAACActgaaaaggaattggaTGTGGCACCGTCGTTGGATAAAATATCAGGATTCAAGTCTGTATTAGAGAAGGTCAATAACAGTGGAGTAAGGTGGTAGAAGcttaaatattcaaataaaacatTCAGATCGTGTAAATAACAAAGTCTATATAGCGTTATGGAATGAGTAtataattaaaaataattaattaattaaatgGATAATTCAGAAGGTTCAAACCTCCTATTgtttttattcttcttgttgCTGTTATTATCGTCGTCATCACTCAAATCGTCCAGACtgaattccaattcttgtAAGGGAACACTTTCTACGTCATCCTCAGTCAATGGATTCATTGATTGTACATCGTATCTCTTCACCTCTGCATACGACCACCTACAAAACAAATCCGTATCCACTAGCGGTAGATGTTCATATTTTgtatattgaaagatgaagaaggagATCACAGACCCAGCCATCAAATCCACGAAATAATGATGAGTTAAATACATGGTGGCCCACCAAAGCCATGCAACGTAGAAGATAAACAATGGTCTTAACCAGGGGAAGCAATATGAGAAAAACAATGCCTCCATAGTGGCACAACCCGAATGTAAAGATGGGAATGCGCCAAATATGACAGATGAGTTAGTGAAACCCTTCGTGTAGACTGAGATATGcaataatttatcaattcGAGCAAGACCACCGGGCGATCCATGCATGGAATAATTGGCAGGATCCAAATTGTAAAGAATTTTATACCATGGTGGTGCAGCAGGGAAACAAATCTGGATGAGAACACCTATTAAATTCATGTAACCGAATGCAAAGGCATATCCTTGTAAGATTGTGGGGGGACCAAATAGGAATAAGATTATGGCCACCACGAAGGGTGCCCCAAAATGACATATCCCATACGGAATCCATGCAAAGATATCGAATACCTTGTTGGTGGATGTGGCAAGGATATCACTTAAATTGTCTCCATAGAGAATGGTCTCGATGGCAGGAAGCACTTTCACGGTAATTGGGGGTCTCTTTCCTGCAGGGAAATAAGATGAGGTAAAGTAAATTCCTAACCAAGCCCATATCGGGAGAGCatggaagaagaattgtGAAGTAAATGGtatgaaaaagaaaagaccCATGATTGCATAGAATAGGACCTTGTAGATCCAAGCAGCAGGGTTTGCGAtgaaaacaaacaaaagGATGGCCCCCATAAATGTGTAATGCAATATACTTTTCCACGTGAATGaatatcttttcaatttgtgCCAGGACAACCGGGGATCCATACTGGTCTCCAAGTCAGCGACCGAAGCACCAACGGGTTTTTGGGAGAGAAACCATCTGTGGAAGACAGCGGACATGTAAGTAGGTAATTAAGTAACGATAGATTGGGTATTCGTGTCTAGTAGTAGCAGCGAGTGAGTACTTGTATCTGTTCAActgttgtggttgttgcTGGTTACGTTCATGTCAAATTTGACGTTTTTCACTTTCCTGGtacatttgaaaataaatcGATGAGGAGAGTTGAATGGGGCAACACCCAACAACGAAGAACAGGAGAATAGGAGACACAAATGTCTGTGAGAACATCGTCAAGAACCACCAAGGGCCGTAACAAATATATGCAATCTATAATGcaagaggaag harbors:
- the MRP17 gene encoding mitochondrial 37S ribosomal protein bS6m (ancestral locus Anc_2.508), which translates into the protein MILYSTVFHCIVCFFAYKNEYQGLTSQLEFKQFIKEDEQVKMLYELIGIVRILDPVVKHKEAKELITTIGKLVINNRGVIRNIIPMKDSLKLPKIMTKDQEQHFQGYHFMMLFDSSPAVQSEILRTLKKDPRVIRSSIIKVNTEKELDVAPSLDKISGFKSVLEKVNNSGVRW
- the RTT109 gene encoding H3 histone acetyltransferase RTT109 (ancestral locus Anc_5.217); the encoded protein is MSLNGTHTLDELLASVLPRGHDFELLHLQDEPAQTHDIVTPMPTTQERADTLTVKIQHFFTLFHNKKAVFALEIYVYLTLSSLHNTKLIFVSKADTSGYCDIKLRMGDITKVFLQYLISVDPLHYLRKVKPLRRVNDHDESLIRKGTSVERSLRILAVRVDLSPHPCQNTDKFYITRNDVGGDTNWVTKICLFTRPADDYLFIGSSKNAKKHKLNGDQLLKWWMKIIDGLVCTDFDPNNVSARLRVPGEDTGRVSRTYLNGDLTQSNNWQVGDIFGGTGNDLAVFHVPLFPDDPKSRFIRHLVQENRIMKTNLKTYWMELQERQEFKLSVIVSVIGVEGHTKKIPDYLPNDREIFICSSRRQFRYIRSYVAGEEYDNEEGTLESYVNVRDYLELRYSKKLLKLSGTREPEIRKPVVASTTKRSAIPVTLLQPRKKAKPAK
- the AUR1 gene encoding inositol phosphorylceramide synthase (ancestral locus Anc_2.507); the encoded protein is MSAVFHRWFLSQKPVGASVADLETSMDPRLSWHKLKRYSFTWKSILHYTFMGAILLFVFIANPAAWIYKVLFYAIMGLFFFIPFTSQFFFHALPIWAWLGIYFTSSYFPAGKRPPITVKVLPAIETILYGDNLSDILATSTNKVFDIFAWIPYGICHFGAPFVVAIILFLFGPPTILQGYAFAFGYMNLIGVLIQICFPAAPPWYKILYNLDPANYSMHGSPGGLARIDKLLHISVYTKGFTNSSVIFGAFPSLHSGCATMEALFFSYCFPWLRPLFIFYVAWLWWATMYLTHHYFVDLMAGSVISFFIFQYTKYEHLPLVDTDLFCRWSYAEVKRYDVQSMNPLTEDDVESVPLQELEFSLDDLSDDDDNNSNKKNKNNRRFEPSELSI